A single window of Paroedura picta isolate Pp20150507F chromosome 8, Ppicta_v3.0, whole genome shotgun sequence DNA harbors:
- the LOC143843159 gene encoding uncharacterized protein LOC143843159, with translation MLCCVVGSQNILYRGHERIQTGLELHIKTMNLLNNTRNNRSELIQILIKVKSGLYLVNFIFITTVSVLITKTVRENSKMKKEVRYFLLCHHLLCSSLFCLLGTVFNTMRTFQVQSLSIWIIFGLQAAIAESVLITLTLMALNIALAVCWPLRYLAFIHLVKHKIMACVWIVVTLKSACLIVIEYTTSGSEDIFEAEPSCPIFLGGNFAKVSGIILISLLAVIIITSYFFLCREGKLAGHFNRSSAKARKTIIFHGLQMSFHILPPLIIIAMGSQSQHVELKFGAFVVSSFAQSFSPVVYGLRSKDMQNKICFRPEGS, from the exons ATGTTATG CTGCGTGGTTGGAAGCCAGAACATCCTCTATAGGGGACATGAAAGAATCCAGACAG GACTAGAACTTCATATCAAGACTATGAATTTgctaaacaatacaagaaacaataggTCTGAATTAATACAGATCCTAATAAAGGTGAAGTCTGGCCTTTACTTGGTTAATTTTATCTTCATTACTACAGTGAGCGTGTTAATAACCAAGACTGTGAGAGAAAACTCCAAAATGAAGAAAGAAGTCAGATACTTCCTTCTCTGCCACCATCTCCTCTGTTCTTCTCTATTCTGCCTCTTGGGCACGGTGTTCAACACAATGCGAACCTTTCAAGTACAAAGTCTCAGCATATGGATAATTTTTGGGCTGCAAGCAGCAATTGCAGAATCAGTTCTAATCACCTTGACTCTGATGGCACTTAATATTGCCCTAGCTGTTTGCTGGCCATTGAGATACCTGGCATTCATTCACTTGGTGAAACACAAAATTATGGCCTGTGTTTGGATTGTAGTAACGCTCAAATCAGCATGCTTGATCGTAATAGAATATACAACAAGCGGCTCAGAGGACATATTTGAAGCAGAGCCCTCCTGTCCAATTTTCCTGGGTGGTAATTTTGCCAAAGTATCTGGAATCATTCTTATTTCACTTCTTGCAGTCATCATAATCACCAGTTACTTCTTCCTGTGCAGAGAAGGAAAGCTTGCTGGTCATTTTAATCGTTCAAGTGCCAAAGCCAGAAAAACAATAATCTTTCATGGATTACAAATGAGCTTTCATATTCTTCCTCCTTTAATCATTATAGCTATGGGGAGTCAATCTCAACATGTTGAGTTAAAGTTTGGGGCTTTTGTTGTTTCTTCATTTGCACAAAGCTTTAGTCCTGTGGTTTATGGGCTGCGAAGCAAAGATATGCAGAATAAAATATGCTTCAGACCAGAAGGAAGTTAA
- the SLC16A14 gene encoding monocarboxylate transporter 14 translates to MYASHEDIACDCEDDSKHAEKKLKPDPDIDGGWAWMIVFSSFLVHVLIMGSQMALGVLNMEWLEEFSQSRGLTAWVSSLSMGITLIVGPFIGLFINTCGCRKTAITGGLLNALGWILSSYASNVYYLFITFGLTAGIGSGMVYLPAVVMVGEYFQKRRALAQGLSTTGTGFGAFLMTVLLKYLCMEYGWRDAMFIQGAICLNLCVCGALMRPIYYKEETTEKEGGSRKTRSHSKEVSCSIETLTSNGVLCEEEKEGHNKDPKPGSLPVSESKDATQLGKNVYVLCILKTVSQLTVKVQKGFRTWYASYFGAASLFTNRMFAAFVFWALFAYSTFVIPFIHLPEIVKQYNLSVENDIFPLTSIIAIVHIFGKVILGIISDSPCVSAWKVFIAANLTLVICILILPLMRTYVGLAVVCALIGFSSGYFSLMPVVTEDLVGIKQLANAYGIIICANGISALLGPPFAGWIYDLTQKYDFSFYICGLLYMVGILSLLIQPCIGKKKTTTEKTIENGKV, encoded by the exons ATGTACGCCAGTCATGAAGATATTGCCTGTGATTGTGAAGATGATTCAAAACATGCAGAGAAGAAACTGAAGCCAGATCCAGAcattgatggaggatgggcttgGATGATAGTCTTCTCATCTTTCCTGGTGCATGTACTCATCATGGGATCACAAATGGCCCTTGGAGTTCTCAACATGGAATGGCTTGAAGAATTCAGCCAAAGTCGAGGCCTCACAGCATGGGTCAGCTCCCTCAGCATGGGTATTACCCTCATTGTAG GTccttttattggtttatttattaaCACCTGTGGATGCCGAAAGACTGCAATAACTGGAGGACTCTTAAATGCTCTTGGATGGATATTAAGTTCCTACGCCTCAAATGTATATTACCTCTTTATCACATTTGGACTTACAGCTG GTATTGGGAGTGGAATGGTATACCTACCTGCTGTGGTCATGGTGGGAGAATACTTTCAGAAGAGAAGAGCCCTTGCTCAGGGACTCAGCACAACTGGGACAGGGTTTGGCGCTTTCCTGATGACAGTTTTGCTGAAATATCTTTGTATGGAGTACGGCTGGAGAGATGCAATGTTCATCCAAGGTGCAATCTGTCTGAACCTGTGTGTTTGTGGAGCACTCATGCGGCCAATTTATTACAAGGAAGAAACCACTGAAAAggagggaggcagcaggaaaacccGGAGTCACTCAAAAGAGGTGTCCTGCTCAATAGAAACACTGACTTCTAATGGTGTCTtatgtgaagaagaaaaagaaggacaCAATAAGGATCCTAAGCCTGGGAGTCTTCCTGTCTCAGAAAGCAAAGATGCAACTCAACTAGGGAAGAATGTGTATGTTCTTTGCATTCTGAAGACAGTGAGCCAGTTGACTGTTAAAGTCCAGAAGGGCTTTCGGACCTGGTATGCTAGTTACTTTGGAGCTGCTTCCCTCTTCACCAATAGAATGTTTGCAGCCTTTGTATTTTGGGCTTTGTTTGCATACAGTACTTTTGTTATCCCATTTATTCATCTCCCAGAAATAGTCAAACAGTATAACCTGTCAGTAGAGAATGACATCTTTCCCTTGACCTCAATTATTGCCATTGTTCATATTTTTGGTAAGGTTATCCTTGGAATCATCTCTGATTCACCttgtgtcagtgcttggaagGTCTTCATAGCAGCTAACTTGACCCTTGTCATCTGCATTCTTATTTTGCCGTTGATGCGTACCTATGTTGGACTGGCTGTGGTTTGTGCTCTAATAGGGTTTTCCAGTGGATATTTTTCCCTCATGCCAGTTGTCACTGAAGATTTAGTAGGGATTAAGCAGCTTGCAAATGCCTATGGAATCATAATTTGTGCCAATGGGATATCAGCACTGCTTGGACCACCATTTGCAG GCTGGATTTATGACCTCACCCAAAAGTATGACTTTTCTTTTTACATATGTGGTTTGCTTTACATGGTGGGAATCCTCTCATTACTCATCCAACCTTGTATTGGAAAGAAAAAGACAACAACTGAAAAAACCATTGAAAATGGAAAAGTATAA